The following proteins come from a genomic window of Chaetodon auriga isolate fChaAug3 chromosome 16, fChaAug3.hap1, whole genome shotgun sequence:
- the foxj1a gene encoding forkhead box protein J1-A, with amino-acid sequence MLSLSCADPWPEGSVGLEEEVVTAAAQAEERDGLHNSSNTSSCCSSTNLDDSLTSLQWLQEFSILGANVPQQAQNQPHLFGHQPLGSDAPASPLAGDPASIGMPLTPGKPTAAAYSRMQPLPGIVAHGHCPDEVDYKTNAHIKPPYSYATLICMAMQASKKSKITLSCIYKWITDNFCYYRHADPTWQNSIRHNLSLNKCFIKVPRQKDEPGKGGFWKIDPQYAERLLSGAYKKRRMPPVQINPALQNRLRVNLQPQSRGPCSPTGGQSGLCINSESQRLLREFEEATGADQNWDPHPGEGTMLGSWPVVRGRNGHKRKQSAGLRNGAAKAPRRSSSPLLSVDEQREIGPLKGDFDWDALLDSALSGELSLEGGEPLSPIMKEEDLTVRGTHISPVEAPVETADIQVLVETQRNNDVSDFDEETFLATAFLESPWPEEEDQCRNDFLCSSTVNLDQLFDLGDSLGGDPSARIDTLL; translated from the exons ATGCTGTCTCTGAGCTGTGCCGACCCCTGGCCTGAAGGCTCGGtggggctggaggaggaggtggtgacGGCCGCTGCTCAGGCTGAAGAGCGGGACGGCctccacaacagcagcaacaccagcagctgctgcagctccaccaacCTGGACGACAGCCTCACCAgcctgcagtggctgcaggagTTCTCCATCCTCGGTGCCAACGTGCCGCAGCAGGCCCAAAATCAGCCGCACCTGTTCGGCCACCAGCCGCTGGGCTCGGACGCCCCGGCCTCCCCTCTGGCCGGCGATCCCGCCTCCATCGGCATGCCCCTGACCCCCGGAAAACCCACAGCGGCGGCCTACAGCAGGATGCAGCCCCTCCCCGGCATCGTGGCTCACGGTCACTGCCCCGATGAGGTGGACTACAAGACCAACGCGCACATCAAGCCGCCATACTCGTACGCGACGCTCATCTGCATGGCGATGCAGGCCAGCAAGAAGAGCAAGATCACCCTGTCCTGCATCTACAAGTGGATCACGGACAACTTCTGCTACTACAGACATGCTGATCCCACCTGGCAG AACTCCATCCGACACAACCTGTCGCTCAACAAGTGCTTCATCAAGGTGCCGCGGCAGAAGGACGAGCCGGGCAAGGGTGGTTTCTGGAAGATTGACCCACAGTATGCTGAGCGTCTCCTGAGTGGTGCCTACAAGAAGAGGCGAATGCCACCGGTTCAGATCAACCCAGCCCTGCAGAACAGGCTCAGGGTCAACCTCCAGCCCCAGTCCAGAGGCCCCTGCAGCCCTACAGGAGGTCAGAGTGGCCTGTGCATCAATTCAGAGTCCCAGCGGCTCCTTCGGGAGTTTGAAGAGGCAACCGGTGCAGACCAGAATTGGGATCCTCATCCGGGTGAAGGGACCATGCTGGGGTCCTGGCCAGTGGTCAGGGGAAGAAATGGACACAAGAGGAAACAGTCGGCGGGCCTCAGAAATGGTGCCGCCAAGGCCCCCCGCCGATCTAGCTCCCCACTGCTCTCTGTGGATGAACAGAGGGAGATCGGACCGCTGAAGGGGGACTTTGACTGGGATGCCCTGCTGGACTCAGCTCTCAGCGGGGAGCTCAGTTTGGAGGGAGGAGAACCTCTGAGCCCCATTATGAAAGAGGAGGACCTGACGGTGCGAGGGACCCACATCTCTCCTGTTGAAGCCCCTGTAGAGACAGCGGACATCCAGGTGTTGGTGGAGACCCAAAGGAATAATGACGTATCGGACTTCGATGAGGAGACCTTCCTCGCCACAGCCTTCCTGGAGAGCCCctggccagaggaggaggaccagtGCCGCAATGATTTCCTCTGTAGCTCCACCGTCAACCTGGACCAGCTGTTTGACCTCGGGGACTCATTGGGTGGAGACCCGAGCGCCCGGATTGACACCCTCCTTTGA